TATTATGCATTAAATAATTTGGTTAATTTCTCATTCCTACTTTTATTAACCTTTTGTACAATAGCATTGCAGTTTTAATGTTCACAAAGACATTGCGGCAAACATGACAGATTGTAACTTAATGGCAAATGTGAAAGAAGTATAGCAGGTAGCTGAATTTAGCAGTTTTCTGTAGTGGTGATTTGGCGGGGGCTGCTTGGCGTGTCTTCCTAGGAAAGGTTGGTTCAGTTCATACAGATATTAAACACGTGGCTACTCGGGCTCGACTTGCACTCAACACTGTCCATTTTTGGAGTCAAGCACAAAACCATTAACCCGGTTATCCCGAGTTGAGTACAAGCTCACCTGGAGTTACACCAGGCTCGTGGCGAGTTGTGCGCTTGCTCAGGAGGACTCTGCGCTGAACACATTCAGGTGTGAGACCTGCTTGTGGAATTCTACCGAGACGTGACTCAACCCAAATCCAGCAAGTTGTTGCACAATCGTAAAGCTCCTGCAATCACCATTTCAAGTCCTAATATCTAGGCCAAATTTGCGTTCGCAAAATTTTTTGACTATTTTGTACCATTCCAATATATGTTTCTCCTTTACTAATATTTGTACCATAAGTGGATTTACACAGGTCTCACTTCTGATCTGCGTCTTGACATTTGGCCGTGGTGAATATTATTTAGGTCAAATCCAATTTGATCACAATCTTGACTGAGTTTGTACTAGAGTTGCTATAGGGCAGTGGATTAAACATTGTGTGGTCATCGTcagaaaatcaaacatttttcttgtaGTGCAGGTTATAGTGTAAATGCCGCCCTAATTGTCTGAGCTGTTATGAGATAATACAGTTTTGGTACGGTGACGCTTTCTCCGAGTAGTCTGTGAGCTGTGACACTGAGACGAGAGGGCTGTAACTCTAGTCGGGTAGTCCTCAGCGTAGTACAGACCGGCAGCTCGAGGCTGAGGGATTGGCTGTCCGAGGAAATAACCCTCCTCCTCAGAGTCCGATGAGGAGGAAGAGCAGGTCGAGCACCAGTCGTCATCATCTCTGTAGAAACCCAAAAAATGCTCAGCCCGCCGGTCTCCGTGCATCCCGCCCTGAACGTTATAATCAGGGCGGGTTTGGCAGTAGGTCATAGGCAATCTGTGCGAGGAGTGCTGTGGAGGTACAGCGCCACATTGGGGGTTCATTGGACTCTGTGGCTGGGGCTCAAATGGCCTCTGTGCCCTCTCCAGTGGAACCATGTGAAGGGCGTTGTCCGAGCGTGTTTTACGGCTCCTGTGGTGCCGGCCTTGGCGGTGATGCTGTCTGCTGTGCCTGCGATGGCTTGTCGGATGACTTCTTTCTCTTCCGGTTTCATCTGAGCAATATGTCCGCCTTTGTGGTTTCTCGCTCATTGGGTGCTTTCTAACGTTGACCTCAAACCCGTTGTTATATCCGTTGTCTACAGTGTCCTCTGAGAATGTGACCATCTGAGGTGGTCTGGACTGAGACTTGCTCCTCCTTAGAGCTGGAGCATGGACAAAGGAGGGTGACAGACCTTCTGGATGTGGTGAGAGTGACATAACTGTTGTGTTTCCCCTCATTACCAACGCTACCTCCTCCTCTTCTCCAGTTGGAGACAACCTCTGGTGTTCCAATTCTGTGTTAAAGTTAAGGGAGTTGTTACTATGGTGAAGCTGAGAAGAATTGAAGGTTCCCATGTTGCTCATCTTCTCACAGTCCTCTGCAGCCTGTGAGCAGTCCTGCAGTTCATGAAGGGAGTATAGTACAGGTCGGTCCCTCCCTTCTCCATCCACCGAAGCACCTGAAGAAAACAAGCAAGAAGGTACCACGTTTCAAACATATCCTGTGCCTAAACGCCAAGTTATCATATAACCATCTAATGAACATTCTCCTTACCAGTAATGTTTGACAAAGCCAATGAGTCCATGGAGTCTCCAACACCCTGTTGAGTCTGTCTCAGCTCATCAGTTATACATTCGAGAGAGTCTTCATACCACTTGCTGTTGTCCTGCCAGAAGACCTGTGTCCCTGTCCCGTCCGGATCCTGATCCAATTCCAGCTCTTGGATCTTTCTTGCACTAGCTGGTCCTGGATGACTTCCATACGCTGAGTCGCCCAACCCATCCTGGGACTGGGCCCAGTACATTTCAGGCAGATGTGTCTTACTCATCACTCCAGGGCTAAGGCTGTTGGCTCGTGATTGAGTAGTCTGACTTGGTGTTGGACTAGCAGGGGTTGGAGAGGAGGTGGTAACCCCCACAGGAGTAGTATCAAGCTTTAGCCAGGGGTCAGCAGCATTTATCAGCCGACTTCTGACACCAACAGGGCTGGAGGTGTTCGGTGATGCCTGCTGAAGATGATGTAACATCCCACGGTCACCAAACTTGAGCAGTAGCTGAGTCATATAGTCTTCATGCTGGGCCCACTCTTCTGGATCCTCCTCTCCACCTATATCCTGATCTTCCCTCTCCCTCCAGAACCTCTCCTCCTCTAGGCCAACACTGGCCAGTTTATGACATACAATATCGGTGTCACCATCTGCATCTCCATCACCTTCTCCTTGCTCAATCTTGTAGTCAAACAAAGGGTCGGCGGTAGGGGGGTTTAATACCTGTGATTGTCTCCACTGTTCAGAAGGCCGGGTACTCTTCCCCATGCGGACACTGCGCCGCGATTCACGTGAACGTGCAGATTGGAAGGCAGAATCCGATGAATCTGAGGTGTGGATGTCTTCCCCCTGGCTGCAAGCCTTTGAGCAATAAATGCGACCCTGCTTAGGCAGGAAGGGGCAGCCTAATAAGGATGTTTTGCACTGGGCACAACAGAAGCATTGGTCTGTGGCATGCCAATGTACACCTTCATAGGTCATCTGGGCATGGTCAACCCCTAGATGAAAGTAGCACATGGAGAAAACGGTCACCGCTTTAGAATATAGCTTCTCCCAATTCCAAAGTAATTAATAACTACAGGATTCTTCAGGATGATTCTTTAGTGTATGCTTATTTAACATTACACCTACAGAAACTCATCTTTTCTGACCCTTGAGATCCATTTGATATAGATAATTTAATGCAGATTTGTTGACATGGTCTCTGGGAACTCAATTTCTGAGGAGGGACAACAGTCCCAGTGTTTAGCCCTGATTGTTGTGTTGTTTCTGTATATAGTTTTGAGATCTGGACACTTAACAAGTGACCTAAGATGACCACCGATGGCTTCAGAACTAGGTTTCCTCCACAGAATCTTTTGGTACAGCTGGAATGACATGTCTTGTATTTGCAAGGAACATCTATAGGGCATTAGGGCCATGTGTGTTGAGTCGGTACACAGGTGTCTCGGGAACAACGGTATGTCTATATATCACCTATGTACAGCAGCTGGATGGCTACTCAGGAAAATTGTCATAGACTATTGTTCTGGCTGAGTGGTTGCTAGGATCTAGGGCATTCACCTAAACAATCTGGTAGACCAAAGGGTGAACTGTGTTACGGACACCAAACCTTATTACAATACCTTCATTCTCAGGAAGAGAGTGAGGGTAAAAAATGGGAAAATATCCATTTGAACAACAAAATAAAGACATCTAGCACCTCTATTTTTATAAAGAACTCAACATTTTCAAAACAAGCAATAACTTACCAATGTTCTCACCACAAGCCTCGCAGTACTACCGCATATAATGACTCAAAGCAGCCACAGCAGTAAGGTCGGCCATCCTCTCATAATGTAGCGCTGACCGCCCAGCATGGTCTCGCACTCAAAACAGGCAAAGTGCTTCATGTGCCAGTAACGACCCTCCGCTTCTGTGCACTCATCTGCAAATATGATCTGATGGGGAACGTATACCTGTTAGACATGTCTGCTTTATGGTACATGGTACTGTTAATTCTCCCAGTTTACCTCATCACAGGAAGAGCATCGCGGTTTGAGTAGCTCAGCGTGGTGTCTTCCACAGAGTAGCTTGCCGTTTGGTAAAGAGATCAGATCCACCAGCAATTCTTGGCACGTTGCACAAACGAAGCATGCTGGGTGCCAGCAAGGGCTCGGTCCAGCTCTGGATGCAAAAATGGCCATTTCTCCTCCGGTGATACCTCCAGTACACTAATTGATCAAACATACACACAACCAAGATGAGTCATAAAATGTGGGTttgatgttttatgttttttagtCTGCAATAATACCTGTGGCCATTAAGTCCTGATGACTATTCTTGATAGTCATTGTCCTTGCGATTTGTTGGCAGATATTCCAAAACACAATTTGTTTGGGCAAGTCTGACCTTTcaacccaatgaccttgacctttacttGAATGATTGATTCCTGACCTAGTCAGGAAAATTCCATAATTAAATTTGGTTTAAATAGAGTTGAAAATTAACATCGGTGGCCATTATGACCTTGCCCAACATTGGCCATGAGGCCCATTGATCCCATGGTTTTTCCCTGGATTCCTTATCTgaaacagatgagagtctatgattcTCCCCGAATGGGTTGTCAGTCTTACATGGGTTACTTCCTCAGACAAGGCCTTTACCCATCATTATGAccatgacctttgccaaaatgaaccTTTTAAGGGAAGGTTTGATAGAAATTGGTCAAATGATCAGAGTTGGAGTAGGCTGATGGAAAGGACCTTGACACCAGTGATTGGCTTTAGCAAATTTAAATGGGAATTCTGGAAAGCACCTATATTTGTCATCGGGACTGAACAAATCAGTGTgaaaatcaacattttttttttttcctttgaccaCAAGGGCTTTGTTCTTTGCCAAAATAAACCCTCTGAGGGTAACAATTGTGTCTAATATGTATTATGTAATTGTTAATTATTATAGCCTAGTTTTGACGTGTACTCTGTGTAGGTCCTTGGTACCAATGAAATCAAATGCAGTTCTGTCCACCCAACAAAAGATGGTGTTATAGCTACTAAAATACAAAGACATGGTTTACTGTGCTACTACATAGTTAATTTATTAGGTATATTACTGCTAACATAGTAACATAATGTAACATATCTGCTTCTTCATGGAAGCACACTAAATATGTTCAGTGTGATGGGTTGAGCAATGGTAATAATGGAACTGTTATTagccccctggatgggatgccagtccatcgttGGTCACTTACccggccaaggctggtacccacttATAGCTCGTTGGACTACAACAATACAGCTGAATCGTCTTGTCCAAGGAAACAGTAGCATAAACAGGATGTAAACCCAACAACCCAACTCCTATCCCATTCAGCAACCTCCTCTGCACCCATGATGAAAACATCAAATTTCCCCTGTTAAGCACTGGTGAGCTATTACCCGAACCCGCTCATTCATGCTACTGGCTAGAAATTGAAAATATAACGCACCATGAACTTTACATGAGGTAGAATAAAGTACAACCCATTGGGCCAGTACGTATCCCTAGATACCGTAGCATGAAGCGACTGAGTCTAGAACTCCCCCTGAGTCGGACACCATTCCATCACAGGACACGTCCTTGGTCTCATTTTCTATACGGTCAGTAAACTGAGGTTTCCTAGCTTTGGTGATAGTCAAATCAACGTGTTGATCCTTTGTCATATTCGATTCATGTCTACAGTCTCAACTCTATAAACGCAACTCGTGCAAGATAAACGGGCAGCGCTATTATTAGGCCTTGTTAGAAGGCCTTGCCATCAATTACGACAATGCCTATTTCCctcaattaaataaataaacactgcaaTAACATTAGGTTTATCTTCCTTTCCAAACCCTGGACCATGGCAGTGTCTGCAGACTGGTAGTTGTTCTCTGGGCGCTGGACTGTTGTGTGCTCTAAATGGTTGGTTTGTGTCCAACTATTAAGATGGGTTATTTGTTGTATGAATGTAGAACGGCAAATACTTCTCTAATCTTCCACATAGTGCGTCCAAATGTCGAGACGTCGCCAGTTATTTTCGTGTGCAAgacattggggttttttttttttttggtggctgCATTTTATAAGATACTCAGAAGTATTCTGGCCTTGGTCTTGAGTAGAACACCGGTGTGACTCCGCAGAGGTTGGCGGACGTGCCTCAACGTGTATTACGAGTCTTTATATAACCCGGCGGAGTGCTGAGACACCCCGAGGCGGCTGAGGGCTAGCATACCCAGCTGTTAGCCATTATTACAGGAGTGGACAGACGGGCCTCGGATAGAAGCACAGGGGCCTGGGGGGCTCTGGGAGGCACACCACCACGAAACTGGAGCTTGACAAACCGTATAAGAATGTGTGTACATTTATGCATGGTGTTGGCGGAGGGCATGTGTAAATTTGCAGTTAGGTCCATATTTATTTGGATGTCAGCCTTTTTGGGGTGTTAGCCATTAATCACAACTAAATAGAATTGAAAGCGAATAATAAGCATGGAATATAGGCTTTTTAAGCATAATAGCAACATTTTTAAGGGCAACTGGCCACTGAACTGTGATGTGTGTTTTTCCCTCATTAGATCACAGACAATATTGCCGAATATAATGTTACATACTCATAGGGTCTTCAGTATGGCCAATTGTGATGTCGTAAAAGGACGTGGATAGAGTTCAGTTCAGTTTGGTGGAGCGGATGGGAATCCAGATCAAGGTGCAGATCATgcctttgatcctgactgcttTGATTGTTGTTCCTTTGATCCTCATTGTGCCATTGATGTTTGAAGTTGCTCCTGATCCTACCACTCAGGTCTGCCAGTTCAGTTAACCTGCTATCCAGGTAACTGAAACTGAGTAAACGGAGTAAACAGATTAACTTTAGTGTAACTAGTAATTACCTTAtaccctattcaggacttttggGGTCCATTGGACCCCATGACAATTCCTTTCTCCATATTGTGTGCACTgaagtcctgaatagggttaaagTAACAGCAATAGAATAATTATTCTTGGTTAATCTGTCAGTAACTGACCTGTAACTGACTAACCGAAATGTAACCAAAGACTGGAGGAACCTTTTAGGGTAACAAGTAACTCTCAATGAGATAACTAATTGGTAAGAGTAAATGGAACTGACTTACTAAGAGTAAGTAACAATAATGGGTTAACCTAGGAGTAACCTGCATCTAAGTAACTTAAAAGTCCCATCCTGATGAAGTGGCAGATCTTGCCTTTGAGCTTTGACACAGACTATCAGCATCAAAGCACATCCTGAGCAAGGTTTAAAACAATTAGCAATCGGGATCAAAGCTAGATAATCGCATCTTAAAGTCACTAATTGGGATCAAAGTTCACGATCAAAGGTCACCAGTAAGGTTCAAAATGGGTCATAAGCATCAAAGGTTGGATGGAACTCATGTTCAAACACcatagatcaggatcaaagttcaagaTCAAAGTCCATCAGTAAGGATAAAAAAAATGAGTGATAAGCATCAAAGCTTGGCGATCATGTTCAAATAtcacagatcaggatcaaaggtcaccaaTAAGGCTCAGAGATGAgtgtaagcaaaaaaaaaaaatcaaagatcagCACTTAGTATGTAAGAATGTAAGACAGCCACATCAAAGGGATAACCCTCTCATAATGccaacagaggaaaaaacaaaacgctgttggacctcagtgggaGTATGTGATGTGTAAGTACCATCCCAGATAAGAAATGGAAAGTGTACTGACTCGCTGTCCACCCAGTATGGACCCACAAATGAAAGCTGACATTCTCTGACTGTGTGTACATTCTGTCAGTTGTGTTTGGTGTGATTGCAAATCCACTTGAGCTGGAGCAGCGGTGAGCGTCCGCTGAAACAAGCGCGGCTGGCCCTGGACGCCCTGACAGAGGATGCGGTTTGCTGGCTGGCCATGGCTCAATTTGCCGAAAGCCACTTCACACTAATATTTGCATTCCCCTCCATCAAAAGGATATTTTTGGTGAAATATGATCAAGGACGGCTTTGTCGACGCTGGATGTTTTGTTTCaaagttcatatatatatatatatatatatatatctctgaAAGGTTTGGAAAACAAGATATGTGTGAAAAACTAAATATAGTGTAATGAAAGAAGtgctttgtcaaaaaaaaaaaaaaaaaaagattacataTTAACCTGTACGTTGTCGCTGTCGGCACAGCGAGCTGCAGATGATTGGCAGGAAATAGACCCAGTTCCTTGTAGGGAAACGGATTTCTCCGCTCGACTTGAGCGTGAGCCTCCTAATTTCCCAGTTCCTCTCCTGCCTTAATGAGGAAGTTTGTGTCGGTGATTAAAAAAACATTGCATGAACCAATCAGGACAGCGCCTCAGGTTGGCACGCGCTGGGGTAAGATAGTGGATGTAAATATGCAGTTGGTTTCCTTGTAACTACAAAGTTACCTCATTCCTAGTCTTTAGGAAAACCTTGAGTAGATAAATATTGTAAATAATATATGTATAACGTACATCGAGACTGTTGATAGGATACTGCCGATAACAGCTATATACCGTAGATAATTGATACAATGGATAAGAGACTTTAGATAATAGATACTGTTGATACTGGGTATATACTGTGGATAATAGAAACTGGTAGTTACTCAATACTGAATATATAGGGTAGATAATAGATACTCTAGATAATAGATACTGTTGATACTGGGTATATACTGTGGATAATAGAAACTGGTAGTTAATCAATACTGAATATATAGGGTAGATAATAGAGACTTTAGATAATAGATACTGTTGATACTAGCTGTATATTGTCGATACTGGGTATATACTGTTGATAATAGAAAGTGGTAGTTAATACTGAATATATAGGGTAGATAATAGATACTCTAGATAATAGATACTTTAGATAATGGATACTATAGATAATAGTAATGTATGGTAGATAATAGAAACGAGTAAATAAGCAATACTGTAGGCAATGCATACTGCTGATAATAGAAATGGGTAGATAAAAAATATACTGTAGATAATAGGTATATACAGTTGATAATAGAAACAAGTTGATAATCAGTGCTGTAGATAAGATATATAACTGTATAAAAATATACCGTAGATAATAATATATTACTGTAGCTCatggtcaccaaccctgctcctggagatgagatagatagatagatctatATGGCTATATTTCTAGCTAACTAGCTAGAAATATAGCCATacaggtaaggttagaccttacctgtgtgaagcgccttgaggcaactctgttgtgacttggcgctatataaaggaaagtaaattgaaattgaaaattgaaatagcTAGCTAGTGCTATATGGCTCTCTAGCTACCTAGCTGGCTAGCTAGCTAGATGTGTACTGATGTACAAATTCAAGAAATAAATAGTTATTTTAGCAGCATGGTGACTCAGTgtttagcaccgttgcctcacagcaaggaggttgtGGGGTTTGATCCCCACCTGGGGCCCTTTCTGTGTAgtgttttgcatgttctccccatgtttgcttgggttccctccaggtgctcggcttcctcccacatcaaaaACATGtacgttaggtgaattgaaaactttaaaatgaACCGTAGGTGTCCTGTCCCAGAGTGTACCCTGTCCTCACATCTCACcactgctggggtaggctccagctcccccatgacccttaattgaacaGTTGTTTTGTGATCGTATTATATCGGGTGTATTCTGAAACGCAAATAACATGATCATACCACCAAACAGTCCTACGGAAAGGATTTTGGTTGAACTAAACTTTGAAATATCCCAGAAGAAGAGAGATGGTTGACTGAGGTGTGCAGGGAATGCGGTCCGTGACAGAACGAGAGAGAGTGAGAGCATTTTCTCATAGAAATGCACTAAATCTGTGTAATAAACTGTTATTTTGTGACTGATTCACAAACACATCTCAGCCGTACGTGACCTACATTTTCACAGCGGGTGTGTTGCAGAGCCCGGGGCAGAATCTTGGGTGTTCCTCTTCCCAGTGCCTCCCTCTTCCTCTGCGTGCTGAACATATGaagctccctcttctcctcctcagtcagaGTGTGGCAGTAACGCACCGGTCGACAAACAGAGGGAGCAAAACATGAAGTAGAGCAGCGTTTGAAACCCAGCTTTCACTTTTGCATGTAACTATATGGGACGTGCCTCCGTGTCGGGCTGGAAAAGGGTTAATTCAAGCTAACCCCCTGAAGGCCGCGTTGAAAGGATGGCGTGAGCGGTACACAAACCTTCGCTCATGTTTAGAGATGTGAGGAAGGCCCAGATGAAAGATGAAAACCACCCTAACAACCAGTTTGGTTGTTCTCTAAACGACACATTCACTGTTTTGGCCTCtcgcttcacacacacacagagtgcttATCCTTCCTAACCACAGTTACGCAAGAAATCCTCTGGCAGTTTGCTTCCTCAAGCCAGCACGTCCGCCGGCAAACATCATAAAACCGCTCAGTCAACACTGTCCGCGTTCAGTATTGTGGATaaaatg
The window above is part of the Thalassophryne amazonica chromosome 22, fThaAma1.1, whole genome shotgun sequence genome. Proteins encoded here:
- the prickle1b gene encoding LOW QUALITY PROTEIN: prickle-like protein 1b (The sequence of the model RefSeq protein was modified relative to this genomic sequence to represent the inferred CDS: deleted 2 bases in 2 codons) — its product is MNLERGERGDRPSPRGPEMEPRTGPKMGKISSGFQRSSTSDDDSGCAMEEYAWVPPGLRPEQVQMYFSCLPEDKVPYVNSPGEKQRIRQLLYQLPPHDNEVRYCHTLTEEEKRELHMFSTQRKREALGRGTPKILPRALQHTRCENCTGGITGGEMAIFASRAGPSPCWHPACFVCATCQELLVDLISLPNGKLLCGRHHAELLKPRCSSCDEIIFADECTEAEGRYWHMKHFACFECETMLGGQRYIMRDGRPYCCGCFESLYAVYCEACGENIGVDHAQMTYEGVHWHATDQCFCCAQCKTSLLGCPFLPKQGRIYCSKACSQGEDIHTSDSSDSAFQSARSRESRRSVRMGKSTRPSEQWRQSQVLNPPTADPLFDYKIEQGEGDGDADGDTDIVCHKLASVGLEEERFWREREDQDIGGEEDPEEWAQHEDYMTQLLLKFGDRGMLHHLQQASPNTSSPVGVRSRLINAADPWLKLDTTPVGVTTSSPTPASPTPSQTTQSRANSLSPGVMSKTHLPEMYWAQSQDGLGDSAYGSHPGPASARKIQELELDQDPDGTGTQVFWQDNSKWYEDSLECITDELRQTQQGVGDSMDSLALSNITGASVDGEGRDRPVLYSLHELQDCSQAAEDCEKMSNMGTFNSSQLHHSNNSLNFNTELEHQRLSPTGEEEEVALVMRGNTTVMSLSPHPEGLSPSFVHAPALRRSKSQSRPPQMVTFSEDTVDNGYNNGFEVNVRKHPMSEKPQRRTYCSDETGRERSHPTSHRRHSRQHHRQGRHHRSRKTRSDNALHMVPLERAQRPFEPQPQSPMNPQCGAVPPQHSSHRLPMTYCQTRPDYNVQGGMHGDRRAEHFLGFYRDDDDWCSTCSSSSSDSEEEGYFLGQPIPQPRAAGLYYAEDYPTRVTALSSQCHSSQTTRRKRHRTKTVLSHNSSDN